ATGATCGTGAACCACCTGACCTTTACCTGGATCATGTGGGAATACGAGTATTATGTCAAGAGTGGTACCCTGGCCGGCCTGCTCCTGCGGCCCATCCACCCCATCCACAAGGATGTGGCCGAAAACCTGGCGTACAAAGCCTTGACCCTGACCGTCCTGGTACCCACAGCCCTGGTGTTGACCTGGGCCTTTCGACCCACCTTCCAGACCACGTGGTGGGCGGCCCTGGGAGGGGTTCTGGCGGTGCTGCTGGCCATGGTGTTGCGTTTCATGGCGGAATGGTCGTTGGCCCTGGCCGCCTTTTGGACGACCCGGGTCAACGCCTTCAACCAGATGTATTTTGTGATCTTGCTGTTTTTTTCCGGGCGGCTGGCGCCGCTGGAGCTCTTCCCCCGGCCGGTTCAGGTGGCGGCCGACTTCCTGCCCTTCCGCTGGATGCTCTCCTTCCCGGTGGAGCTGTGGCTGGGTCGGCTCACCCTGCAGGAGATGTTGACCGGCTACCTTTATCAGATTGGCTGGTCGGTCGCGGTTTTTCTGCTCCTCCAGTTCATCTGGCAGGCCGGCGTCCGCCGTTTTTCGGCTGTGGGCTCCTGAGGGATGTGCCCGGGGTCAGGTTGAGCTGACCCAACCGGGCGGGTCGCTGGCCGGAAAGGATTCCTGGGAGGCCAGTTCCACCTTGTCTCGGGCGACCGGCTCATCCTCCTCCGGGGCCACCGCTTTTCGGCGTCTGGTCCGGTGTGGCTCCTCGGGATGACCGGGGTCAGCCTGGGCGGGGTTCGGATTGGCGGCGCGCAGCCCCTGGTAGAGGAGGTACCCGCCTGCCAATGCCAGCCCGAAGTCGATCAGGGAACGTCGGATCAGCAGCAGGAGCGCCAGGCTGCCGCCGACCAGGGCAACCAGCCGGCGCCAGGCTTCGGCGGCCTCCAGCTGCGACGGGTCTCGGTAGGGGGCATCCTGGCCCCGATGGTCATGATGATGGCGGATGGTGGTTTTGTGGGTCATAGCTCCCTCCTGATCATTCCCTCCTGCATGGCAAGAGCTGGATAGCCCCGGCCGTCCCATCGGCCAGGGCAACCCAGCTCCATCCCGTATCCAGTCAGATCCGGCGCCGTCGGCGCTGGGGCAGGTTAGCGGCCGGCGTCAGCAGGCTCGTTGGACGCGGCCTCGTCTGCCTCGTCTGTTGCCTCGTCCTGGGCCGTTGCTTCCGGCTCGTTCGAGCCGGCCGCGGCTGCGGACTCGGCCTGGGCCGTGGCCCGTTGGGCCAGCCAGCGGGCCTCTTCTTCCGGCGTCACCTTGCGCATGCTCAGCCCCAGGCGCTCCCGCTCTGGATCCATGTCGGTGATGCGGACCAGGACCACGTCGCCCGGCTGAACCACCCGGAACTCCTGGCTGTCCGGCCGCTGGATCTCGCTGTTGTGGACCAGCCCTTCAATGCCCAGCGGGATGCGGACAAAGATGCCAAAGTCCACCACGTTGGTGACTTCCCCTTCCAGCAAGTCGCCCGGCTGGTAGAGGGTGGGCAACAACTTCCAGGGGTTGGGCAGCACGGCCTGTCGATTCAGGCTGATCCGCTCCCGTTTGCGGTCGATCTTTTCGACCAAGACCTCCACCTCGTCGCCCGGCTTGAGGACATCGCCCGGGTGTTCCACCCGCTGCCAGTCCAGCTTGGAGACGTGGATGAGGCCGGTGACGCCGCCCAGATCCACGAAGGCGCCGAAGTCGGTGACGTTTTCCACCCGTCCCCGTACCACGTCGCCCACCGAAAGCTCCTGGAGGCGCTTCTCCCGCAGGGCTTCTTCGGCAGCCTTGGCCGAGAAGACCAGCCGCCGGCGCCGTCGGTCCACCTCGATGGCCTTGAGCTTGAGGGTGGTGCCCACCAGCTCTTCCTTGCGCCGGGTGCGCTCCTCTGGGTTGCGCACGAATTTCAGGGCCGGAATCTGGGAGTTGGGGATGAAGCCTTCCAGGCGGCCGTAGCGTACCAGAACGCCGCCCTTGTTGTGGCCCGTCACCTCCAGCTCCACAATCTCCTGGCTTTCCAGGAGTTCGGTAGCCCGGATCCAGTCCTCTTCCTCCAGGCCACGACGCAGCGAGACCCGCAGTTCCTCGTCCTGCTCCTGGCGCAGCACATACACGGGTACCGCATCGCCGACCTTCAAATTGGCCAGGTAGCTCTCTTCCACCCGGCTCAAATCGGAACCCGGAATGACCGCATCGCGTTTGGCGCCCACATCCACGAGGATCGAGTCCTTGTTGATCCAGAGCACTTCTCCCCGCAGCAGTTCACCCCGTTCGGGCTGGTGGTAAGGGTATTCGTTGAGGAGGGCGGCAAAGTCCATCTCGGTCATCTCCGCTTCCTCCTGCCCCTTTTCCTCCTGCCTTTTAACGGGTGGCTGCGCTGGCTCCTCCTGATGATTTTGGGGAGCCTCCTGGGCGTGCTCCGGCTGTTGTGTGTGATCGTGTGCGTTTGCGTGATGCTCCTCTTCGGGTGTCACCTCCGCATTGATCAAGCGTTCTTCGACTATCACTGTTAAACTTAACTTCTCCTTTCTGTATTCTCGCATGCTGAAACCGGTTGCCCAGCTCCAGCATGCAAGGCGATTATACAGGACTTTGGACACAAATTGAATAGGCTAGGATACATTTCCGGGATACATTTCGCTGCAGAAGCGAAGGCGTGGGGAAACGAAGCAGAGGCGCCGAAGCGCCCCTGCCGTCACCACTATCCGGTTCTTGCCCTCGCCTGTCCCTTGCGTCCAGGGATGTCCTGTATCAGCCTTCTAATAAGAGACGTTCCGGGTCCTCGATCAGTTCCTTCACCTTGACCAGGAATTGGACGGCCTCCCGGCCATCCACGATGCGGTGGTCGTAGGTGAGGGCCAGGTACATCATGGGGCGGATCACGATTTCGCCGTTGACCACCACCGGCCGCTGCTCGATCTTATGCAGGCCCAGAATGCCCACCTGGGGCGGGTTGAGGATGGGCGTGCTCAGGAGGGAGCCGAAGACGCCGCCGTTGGTGATGGTGAAGGTGCCGCCCCGCAGCTCCTCCAGGGTCAAGCTGCCTTCCCGGGCCCGGCGGGCCATGTCGTCGATGGCCTGCTCGATCTGGGCGAAGGACATGCGATCTGCGTCCCGCAGGACCGGCACCACCAGCCCTTCCTCGGCGCCCACCGCGATGCCGATGTCGTAGTAGTGCTTGAGAATGATGTCGTTGCCGTCGATGGAGGCGTTCAGCGGGGGAAAGGCCTTGAGCGCGCCGATGGTTGCCTTGACGAAGAAGGACATGAAGCCCAGTTTCACGCCGTGACGCTGCTGGAAAGCCTCCCGGTGTCGCTGGCGCATCTCCATGACCGCGGACATGTCCACCTCGTTGAAGGTGGTCAGCATGGCGGCCGTCTGCTGGGCCTGGACCAGCCGTTCGGCGATGGTTCGGCGCCGGCGGGACATGCGGATCCGCTCCTCCCGGCGGCCGGGTTCGGCCGAAGGGGCCGGGCTTTCGGGGGCGGCAGCCTCCCGCGCGGGCGAGGGAGCCTGGCCATCCCGGGAGCGTTCCTGGCTGCGCAGATATTGGGCCACGTCCTCTTTGGTCACCCGGCCGCCTGGACCGGCGCCGCTGACCTGGCTCAGGTCCACCCCTTCCTGGGCAGCCATGCGCTGGGCGACCGGCGTGGCCCGGGTCTCAGGAGACTCTGCCCGGGGGGCTGTCTTTGCCTCCGGTTTCGCTTCGGGTTTCGTCTCGGCCCGCTCCTGGGCCTTATCCTTCCCTGCCGCCTCTTCCTGGGCTGGCGGGGCTTCCTGGGGGGCGGCGGCGCCCTCCGCCTCCTCGATGTAGGCCAGCACGTCGCCCACCTGGACGTCTTCCCCGGCCTGGTGCTGGATGCGGGCCAGCACCCCGTCGGCCTCCGCGGTCACCTCCAGGTCGATCTTGTCCGTTTCCAGGGAGACCAGGGGCTCGCCCACGGTCACCCGGTCGCCTTCCTGTTTCAGCCAGCGGGCGACGGTGGCTTCTACGACCGACTCGCCCAGTTCTGGCACGACTACCTCTATCGCCATATATGCTACCTCTCTGGTTGTCAGTCCGAAGTCCGAAGTCCTAAGTCCGAAGTCTGAAGTCCTGAGTCCGGAGCCTGAAGTCCTGACCCCGGACTCAGGACTGTGGACTCCGGACTCCGGACTCCGACCTCTGGACTTCTTCTTCGGGCAAGGGGGTGAACGCCTGCTCCACGATGCGGGCCTGGTTGACCTGATGCCAGGCCGCCGAGCCTTCCGCGGGGCTGGCCCGACGGGGACGTCCCACATAGTGGAGGGGGCGACCGTCCGCCAGCAGGCTGGCCAGGTGGGGCCGCACAAATTCCCATGCGCCCATGTTCTGGGGCTCCTCCTGTAGCCAGACCACCTCCTGGGCGCCGGCGTAACGCTCCAGGATCTCCCGCACTTCTGCCTCTGGGAAGGGGTAGAGCTGCTCCACCCGCACCAGGGCGACCTCTGGCCGCTCTTTGCGGAAGGAGGAACTCACCAGGTCCACGTAGACCTTGCCGCTGCAGAAGATCAGGCGGCGGATGCCTTCGGGGGCCTCCCGGGCCTGGGGGTCGTCCAGGACGGGCTGCCAGCGCCCTTCGGCCAGCTCCCGCAGGGTGGACATGGCCAGGGGATGACGCAGCAGGCTCTTGGGCGTCATCACCACCAGGGGCAGCGGGTCTGTGCGCAGGAGCAAGGCCTGACGGCGCAGCAGGTGGAAATACTGGGCCGCAGTGGTGCAGTTGGCAATGCGCATGTTGGTCTCTGCGGCGAGCTGCAGGAAGCGCTCCAGCCGGCCGCTGGAGTGATCCGGCCCCTGGCCTTCGTAGCCGTGGGGCAGGAGGAGGACCAGGGAGGGCGTCTGTTCCCACTTGGCCCGGCCGGAGACCACGAACTCGTCGATCATGGCCTGCGCGGTGTTGATGAAGTCGCCGTACTGGGCTTCCCAGAGCACCAGCCGCTCCGGCGTCTGGATGTTGTAGCCGTACTCAAAGGCGATGGCCGCGTTCTCGGTGAGGGGGCTGTTGTGGATCTCGAAGAACGCCCGGGCCTGGGGCAGATTCTGCAAGGGGATGTGGGGCGCCCCATTTTCCACGTCGAAGAGCACCGCGTGGCGGTGGCTGAAGGTGCCCCGTTCCACATCTTCGCCGGTAAGGCGGATGGGGATGCCGTCGGCCAGGATGGTGGCGAAGGCCAGTTGCTCCGCCGTCCCCCAATCCACGTTGGGCTCGTCGGGCGCCTCCAGGGCCTGCCGCCGGCGCTGGAAGAGGCGCTCCAGCTTGGGGTTGAGGCGGAAGTCTTCGGGCAGATGGAGGAGCGCCTCCAGCAGGGAGCGCAGGTGCTCCAGCTCCACCTGGGTCTGGACGTTGCGGGCCGCGCCCGAGGGCGGCGGTTTCAGCTCCGGCCCCAGCTGCCCCTCTTGAACTTCCAAACCCTGGTAGATGCGCTGGAGCTTCTGAAACTGCTCCTGGACCAGCTTCTCCGGCAGCTCGGCATCCACCATCCCTTCCCGCACCAGATGCTCCGCCCAGAGCTGGCGTACGGTGGGGTGACGGTCGATTTTGGCGTAGAGCACCGGCTGGGTGAAGCGGGGCTCGTCCCCCTCGTTGTGGCCCAGACGGCGGTAGCCGATGAGGTCGATCAGGAAGTCCTTTTTGAAGCGGTTGCGGTAGGCCACAGCCAGCCGGGCCGCCTCGATGCAGGCCAGGGGGGAATCCGCGTTGACGTGGACGATGGGGATCTTGAAGCCCTTGGCCAGGTCGCTGGCGTAGAGGGTGCTGCGATACTGGCTGGGCTCGGTGGTGAAGCCGATCTGGTTGTTGGCGATGATGTGGATGGTCCCCCCGGTCAGGTAGCCGGGCAGGCGGGAGAAGTTCAGGGTCTCGGCCACCACCCCCTGGCCGGGGAAGGCCGCGTCGCCGTGGATGAGCACCGGCAGGGAGATATGATGCTCAAAGTCGGGGGCGCCGGCCGGGCCCTTTCGGGGGGTGTCCAGGGTCCCCGCAGCCCGGGCCATGCCCTCCACCACCGGGTTGACATGCTCCAGGTGGCTGGGGTTGGGGGCCATGCTCACCGTGACGGCCACCGGGTTGGCATCCCCCGGCAGGGAGCGCCGGGCACCGGTGTGGTACTTCACGTCGCCGGTCCAGCCCACGTCGTTGCCCGCCTCCATGGCGCTGGACAGCACCGGGTCCTTGAACTCCAGCAGGATCTGGCTGTAGGGCTTGTTCAGGACATGGGCCAGGACGTTGAGGCGCCCCCGATGGGCCATGCCCATCAGGATGGTGTAGATGCCCGACTCGGCGGCCTCCCCCACGATCTCGTCCAAAAGGG
This DNA window, taken from Litorilinea aerophila, encodes the following:
- a CDS encoding ABC transporter permease gives rise to the protein MDRSGGEMRELLGIYWMQFKTQLAVQFQYRVAMLIWLIGMVVEPVIYLVVWSTVARAQGGSVGSFGTGDFAAYYIVLMIVNHLTFTWIMWEYEYYVKSGTLAGLLLRPIHPIHKDVAENLAYKALTLTVLVPTALVLTWAFRPTFQTTWWAALGGVLAVLLAMVLRFMAEWSLALAAFWTTRVNAFNQMYFVILLFFSGRLAPLELFPRPVQVAADFLPFRWMLSFPVELWLGRLTLQEMLTGYLYQIGWSVAVFLLLQFIWQAGVRRFSAVGS
- a CDS encoding 30S ribosomal protein S1, which encodes MTEMDFAALLNEYPYHQPERGELLRGEVLWINKDSILVDVGAKRDAVIPGSDLSRVEESYLANLKVGDAVPVYVLRQEQDEELRVSLRRGLEEEDWIRATELLESQEIVELEVTGHNKGGVLVRYGRLEGFIPNSQIPALKFVRNPEERTRRKEELVGTTLKLKAIEVDRRRRRLVFSAKAAEEALREKRLQELSVGDVVRGRVENVTDFGAFVDLGGVTGLIHVSKLDWQRVEHPGDVLKPGDEVEVLVEKIDRKRERISLNRQAVLPNPWKLLPTLYQPGDLLEGEVTNVVDFGIFVRIPLGIEGLVHNSEIQRPDSQEFRVVQPGDVVLVRITDMDPERERLGLSMRKVTPEEEARWLAQRATAQAESAAAAGSNEPEATAQDEATDEADEAASNEPADAGR
- the odhB gene encoding 2-oxoglutarate dehydrogenase complex dihydrolipoyllysine-residue succinyltransferase translates to MAIEVVVPELGESVVEATVARWLKQEGDRVTVGEPLVSLETDKIDLEVTAEADGVLARIQHQAGEDVQVGDVLAYIEEAEGAAAPQEAPPAQEEAAGKDKAQERAETKPEAKPEAKTAPRAESPETRATPVAQRMAAQEGVDLSQVSGAGPGGRVTKEDVAQYLRSQERSRDGQAPSPAREAAAPESPAPSAEPGRREERIRMSRRRRTIAERLVQAQQTAAMLTTFNEVDMSAVMEMRQRHREAFQQRHGVKLGFMSFFVKATIGALKAFPPLNASIDGNDIILKHYYDIGIAVGAEEGLVVPVLRDADRMSFAQIEQAIDDMARRAREGSLTLEELRGGTFTITNGGVFGSLLSTPILNPPQVGILGLHKIEQRPVVVNGEIVIRPMMYLALTYDHRIVDGREAVQFLVKVKELIEDPERLLLEG
- a CDS encoding 2-oxoglutarate dehydrogenase E1 component, translated to MSLLADFYGPNAAYVLDLYERFRQDPGSVDPATRAYFERHPPVELLESAEAPPPVPSAALDKVAGLVNLANAIREYGHLAAQLDPLGSPPPGDPSLELAYHHLTEEDLRALPPGPVGGPIARRAATAWDAIQQLREVYCRHIGYDYDHLRNAEEREWLREAAESGRFRPPADPINPTALLERLTQVEVFEQFLQRTFPGKTRFSIEGLDMMVPLLDEIVGEAAESGIYTILMGMAHRGRLNVLAHVLNKPYSQILLEFKDPVLSSAMEAGNDVGWTGDVKYHTGARRSLPGDANPVAVTVSMAPNPSHLEHVNPVVEGMARAAGTLDTPRKGPAGAPDFEHHISLPVLIHGDAAFPGQGVVAETLNFSRLPGYLTGGTIHIIANNQIGFTTEPSQYRSTLYASDLAKGFKIPIVHVNADSPLACIEAARLAVAYRNRFKKDFLIDLIGYRRLGHNEGDEPRFTQPVLYAKIDRHPTVRQLWAEHLVREGMVDAELPEKLVQEQFQKLQRIYQGLEVQEGQLGPELKPPPSGAARNVQTQVELEHLRSLLEALLHLPEDFRLNPKLERLFQRRRQALEAPDEPNVDWGTAEQLAFATILADGIPIRLTGEDVERGTFSHRHAVLFDVENGAPHIPLQNLPQARAFFEIHNSPLTENAAIAFEYGYNIQTPERLVLWEAQYGDFINTAQAMIDEFVVSGRAKWEQTPSLVLLLPHGYEGQGPDHSSGRLERFLQLAAETNMRIANCTTAAQYFHLLRRQALLLRTDPLPLVVMTPKSLLRHPLAMSTLRELAEGRWQPVLDDPQAREAPEGIRRLIFCSGKVYVDLVSSSFRKERPEVALVRVEQLYPFPEAEVREILERYAGAQEVVWLQEEPQNMGAWEFVRPHLASLLADGRPLHYVGRPRRASPAEGSAAWHQVNQARIVEQAFTPLPEEEVQRSESGVRSPQS